A DNA window from Calliphora vicina chromosome 1, idCalVici1.1, whole genome shotgun sequence contains the following coding sequences:
- the LOC135964087 gene encoding probable cytochrome P450 9f2 produces the protein MWIEFLILLTLAGYLFYRWATVNNNFFKERGIPYSKPTLLFGNFLKMVLRKKSMFDLVIDIYNEHDGKIYGVFDQRQPLYLIRDPEVIKQIAIKDFDHFINHRSIFGDETDDNHKNLFGASLFMMKDNKWKDMRSTLSPVFTGSKMRQMFQLMNEVAQETLAYLKKQKGVGSNDGIDVKDFITRFTNDIIASTAFGLKVNSYTDENNEFYMMGKKVTTFSFLQNLKFMCYVNFKKIMKLLDIQLFDKKQTDYFMHLVLDAMQYRKEHNIIRPDMINMLMEARGMLKTDNPKPSNREWSDVDIVGQCFLFFFAGFETSASLTCFTAHELMENPECQEKLLEEIQEVEQNLDGKPLTYEALQNMRYMDMVVQECLRKWPGAVAIDRVCNKDITYNLDNGEKMELKKGDVIWVPVVGFHRDPQYFENPLKFDPERFSEENKDKIQPFTYLPFGVGPRNCIGSRFALLETKVLIYYLVRDFHLQAAAKSCVPLKLSANGFQLIPKEGFWLKFTPRA, from the exons ATGTGGATAGAATTCTTAATATTATTAACCTTGGCCGGTTATTTGTTTTATCGTTGGGCCACCGTCAATAATAATTTCTTCAAAGAACGCGGCATACCTTATTCAAAACCAACATtgttatttggaaattttcttaaaatggttttaagaaaaaaatcaatgtttGATTTAGTTATTGATATTTACAATGAACATGATGGCAA AATATATGGCGTCTTCGATCAACGACAACCTCTATATTTAATTCGTGACCCAGAAGTAATCAAACAGATTGCAATTAAGGATTTTGATCATTTTATCAATCATCGTTCAATATTCGGTGATGAGACTGATgataatcataaaaatttatttggtgCCTCATTGTTTATGATGAAGGATAACAAGTGGAAGGACATGCGCAGTACTTTGAGTCCAGTATTTACAGGTAGTAAAATGCGTCAAATGTTCCAATTGATGAATGAGGTGGCCCAAGAGACATTGGCCTATTTAAAGAAGCAGAAGGGTGTAGGTTCTAATGATGGCATTGATGTCAAAGATTTTATAACACGTTTTACCAACGATATTATTGCATCGACTGCATTCGGTTTGAAAGTCAACTCGTATACGGatgaaaataatgaattctaTATGATGGGCAAGAAAGTGACCACATTTTCATTtctacaaaatttgaaatttatgtgttacgtcaattttaaaaaaatcatgaag CTTTTGGACATTCAACTTTTCGACAAGAAACAGACCGACTACTTTATGCATCTCGTCTTGGATGCCATGCAATATCGCAAAGAACACAATATCATCAGACCCGATATGATTAATATGCTGATGGAAGCCAGAGGCATGTTGAAGACAGATAATCCTAAACCAAGTAATCGCGAATGGAGTGATGTTGATATTGTCGGTCAATGTTTCTTATTCTTCTTTGCTGGTTTTGAAACCTCTGCTTCTCTAACATGTTTCACCGCTCACGAGCTAATGGAAAATCCAGAATGTCAAGAAAAGCTTTTAGAAGAAATTCAAGAAGTTGAACAAAACCTCGATGGTAAGCCCTTAACGTATGAGGCCTTGCAAAATATGCGTTACATGGATATGGTGGTGCAGGAATGTTTGCGTAAATGGCCCGGTGCAGTTGCCATTGATCGTGTTTGCAATAAGGACATAACATATAATTTGGATAATGGGGAAAAAATGGAATTGAAAAAAGGTGATGTTATATGGGTACCAGTTGTGGGCTTCCATCGAGACCCTCAATATTTTGAGAATCCATTGAAATTTGATCCCGAAAGATTTAGCGAAGAGAATAAAGACAAAATTCAACCATTTACGTATTTGCCGTTTGGTGTAGGACCACGTAACTGTATTG gttCTCGTTTTGCCCTTTTGGaaacaaaagttttaatttattatttggtGCGAGATTTTCATCTTCAAGCTGCCGCAAAGAGTTGCGTACCTTTGAAGTTATCAGCCAATGGTTTCCAATTGATTCCGAAAGAAGGATTTTGGCTTAAGTTTACCCCTAGAGCCTAA
- the LOC135964086 gene encoding probable cytochrome P450 9f2 — MWIEFIILLAAAAVLFYRWATKNNDYFKKRNLPYDKPAFLLGSGKETLFGTKSVFNILCELYNRQDDDVVYGVYDGRAPIYLVRDPQLIKHVMIKDFDHFVNRRNFMDTGGSDNLLINSLFFMQNDKWRDMRNTLSPAFTGSKMRQMFKLIVLEIEESMQYLKDEINNSNAEDKGLEVDIKDFTSRLTVDIIASTAFGLEVNSFKNRNNEFYTKAQKAINFTPMQQFKMFIMELLPKVAKIFKLSMFDKVFVNYFRRLVLDAMKYRVEHNIKRPDMINLLMEARGVIPTDTPKNHFREWCDLEVVSQCFLFFFAGMEPSSVTMSFSVHELMENPDVQEKLYEEIQKFSEDLEDDSLTYDILHKMPYMDMVVSEILRKWPITLVTDRVCNKDFVYESQGKRLEIKKGESLRIAMCGIHRDPKYYPEPDVLDPERFSDENKSKLESGAYLPFGLGPRVCIANRFAIMEIKAFLFYLLRDYRLEASPKTMIPLELKKSGFQVAPENGFWAQFIPRK, encoded by the exons ATGTGGATTGAGTTTATTATATTGTTAGCGGCCGCAGCCGTATTATTTTATCGTTGGGCCACCAAAAATAATGATTACTTTAAAAAACGTAATTTACCCTATGATAAGCCAGCATTTTTATTGGGCAGTGGTAAGGAAACACTTTTCGGCACGAAATCCGTTTTCAACATATTATGTGAACTCTACAATAGGCAAGATGACGACGT tgTGTATGGTGTATATGATGGTCGTGCACCAATTTATCTAGTACGAGATCCACAGCTAATAAAGCATGTTATGATTAAAGATTTTGACCACTTTGTGAATCGTCGTAATTTCATGGACACAGGAGGTAGTGATAATTTACttataaattctttatttttcatgCAAAATGATAAATGGCGCGATATGCGCAACACTTTAAGTCCAGCATTTACTGGCAGTAAAATGCGTCAAATGTTTAAACTTATTGTATTGGAAATAGAGGAGTCCATGCAATACCTTAAAGATGAAATAAATAACAGTAATGCGGAAGACAAGGGTTTGGAAGTGGATATCAAAGATTTTACTTCACGTTTGACTGTCGATATTATAGCATCGACAGCATTTGGTTTGGAAgtgaattcttttaaaaaccGGAATAATGAATTCTATACTAAAGCTCAAAAGGCAATTAACTTTACGCCAATGCagcaatttaaaatgtttataatggaACTATTACCAAAAGTAGCAAAG aTTTTCAAACTCAGTATGTTCGATAAAGTTTTCGTAAATTACTTTAGGCGCTTGGTTTTAGATGCCATGAAGTATAGAGTCGAACACAACATTAAACGCCCCGATATGATTAATCTATTGATGGAAGCGAGAGGCGTTATACCAACAGATACACCCAAAAATCATTTTCGTGAATGGTGTGATCTTGAAGTTGTGTCGCAATGCTTTTTGTTCTTTTTCGCAGGTATGGAACCATCATCAGTCACTATGAGTTTCAGTGTCCATGAGCTTATGGAAAATCCCGACGTACAGGAAAAACTTTACGAAGAGATACAGAAATTTAGTGAAGATTTAGAAGATGATTCCCTTACGTatgatattttacataaaatgccCTATATGGACATGGTGGTATCGGAGATCTTACGCAAATGGCCGATTACTTTAGTAACGGATCGCGTGTGTaataaagattttgtttatgaatcgcaAGGTAAAAGATTAGAAATCAAAAAAGGGGAATCACTTCGTATAGCAATGTGTGGAATACACAGAGATCCCAAGTATTATCCGGAACCGGATGTTCTAGATCCTGAACGATTCAGTGATGAGAATAAATCGAAGCTTGAGAGTGGTGCATATTTACCGTTTGGTTTGGGTCCTAGAGTTTGTATAG cTAATCGTTTTGCTATTATGGAAATTAAAGCTTTTCTCTTCTATTTACTACGCGATTACCGCTTAGAAGCATCTCCGAAGACAATGATacctttagaattaaaaaaatctggATTTCAAGTGGCACCTGAAAATGGATTTTGGGCACAATTTATAccacgaaaataa